One Aerosakkonema funiforme FACHB-1375 genomic region harbors:
- a CDS encoding Fur family transcriptional regulator, whose translation MKPQHTRSQRRILNLLKNLNQGISAQDIYMELRNQNQGMGLATVYRALESLKREGAVQVRMLPNGESLYSLAHQDKHHLTCLECGRSVSLDKCPVQELETQLHRSHQFKIFYHTLEFFGLCNQCQEGARG comes from the coding sequence ATGAAACCACAACACACTCGCAGTCAAAGACGAATTTTGAATCTGCTGAAGAACCTCAACCAAGGCATTTCAGCTCAGGATATATATATGGAACTGCGTAACCAGAACCAGGGAATGGGTTTGGCGACAGTTTACCGTGCCTTAGAATCATTAAAACGGGAAGGCGCGGTGCAGGTGCGGATGTTACCCAACGGCGAATCCCTTTACAGTTTGGCACACCAAGACAAACATCACTTGACCTGTCTTGAGTGCGGCAGATCCGTTTCCCTAGATAAATGTCCCGTCCAGGAACTAGAAACCCAACTGCACCGATCGCACCAGTTTAAAATTTTCTATCACACACTGGAATTTTTTGGGCTTTGCAACCAATGTCAAGAAGGGGCTAGGGGTTAG